One Thiohalomonas denitrificans DNA window includes the following coding sequences:
- a CDS encoding metal-sulfur cluster assembly factor — protein MAGVDREKLESALREVIDPEVGVNIYDLGLIYDVLASEEGDLQVRMTMTTPACPVSAMLADQVREALLKLPQVRDVEVELVWDPPWSPERMSESARRQLGW, from the coding sequence ATGGCTGGCGTTGACCGTGAAAAGTTGGAAAGTGCGTTGCGCGAGGTGATCGACCCCGAGGTCGGCGTCAATATCTACGACCTCGGGCTCATCTATGACGTGCTGGCGAGTGAGGAAGGCGATCTGCAGGTCCGCATGACCATGACCACGCCCGCCTGTCCCGTGAGTGCGATGCTGGCGGATCAGGTACGCGAGGCACTTCTGAAACTGCCCCAGGTGCGGGACGTCGAGGTCGAACTGGTCTGGGACCCGCCCTGGTCACCGGAACGCATGAGCGAGTCGGCACGGCGGCAACTCGGATGGTGA
- a CDS encoding SAM-dependent methyltransferase — protein MLSQPLTAQWADNLDVPYVPTPQSVVDEMLSIAGVTEDDVLYDLGSGDGRIVITAAEQFGARAVGIDIDPARIAESRENARVAGVEDRVRFIQQDLFDADIGEATVVTLYLLGSVNDRLRPKLLDELKPGTRVVSHAFDMGDWQPLETRSVGGSTIYLWEVPEKAGQSSERADNRSLPKEPKSGSG, from the coding sequence ATGTTGTCCCAGCCGCTCACTGCCCAGTGGGCTGACAACCTGGACGTGCCCTATGTACCGACACCCCAGTCGGTAGTGGATGAGATGCTGAGTATCGCAGGGGTTACCGAGGATGATGTGCTGTACGACCTGGGGTCGGGTGATGGTCGCATCGTGATCACCGCTGCCGAGCAGTTCGGCGCGCGAGCGGTGGGCATCGACATCGACCCGGCCCGGATCGCCGAGAGCCGGGAAAACGCCAGGGTAGCCGGTGTCGAGGACAGGGTCCGTTTCATTCAGCAGGATCTGTTCGATGCTGACATCGGTGAAGCGACCGTCGTAACCCTCTATCTGCTGGGCTCCGTCAATGATCGGCTGCGTCCCAAATTGCTCGACGAACTCAAGCCCGGTACGCGGGTGGTGTCGCACGCGTTCGACATGGGTGATTGGCAACCGCTGGAGACCAGGTCTGTAGGAGGCAGCACGATTTATCTCTGGGAAGTTCCCGAAAAGGCCGGGCAGAGCTCGGAGAGAGCGGATAACCGTTCGCTGCCAAAGGAACCGAAAAGCGGCAGCGGTTGA
- a CDS encoding APC family permease: MEDRPHPTLRSIDVVAIIVGLVIGAGIFKAPAVVAANAGSETGVMLAWLAGGVISIIGALCYAELAAAYPDAGGEYHFLRRAYGNTIGFLFAWSRLVVLQTGSIALLAFVLGDYAAQIVPLGPHGPALFAAAAVTLLTAINLLGLRSSKWMQNLLTLFTLGGLVMVIIVGLALPGAVTAPPSTGGGEATFGLAMVFVLLTYGGWNEAAYISAELQDVQRRMWKVLVVGIGTITLIYLLVNWAYLNVLGLEAMAESEAVTADLMRRVLGESGAQMISLLIVAAVFASINVTILTGARTNYALARDFRQFHLLGNWSARVNAPTRALMVQGVIALLLVAVGSASRSGFEAMVSYISPVFWLFFLLTTLSLLVLRQRDPLRPRPFRVPVYPYTPVLFAAACAYMFWSSLLHSGWGALLGMLVLAAGIPFRLPQFRQQ, translated from the coding sequence ATGGAAGATCGACCGCACCCCACCCTGAGATCGATTGACGTGGTGGCGATCATTGTCGGCCTCGTGATCGGCGCCGGGATCTTCAAGGCTCCCGCGGTCGTTGCCGCCAATGCCGGCAGCGAGACGGGGGTGATGCTGGCGTGGCTGGCGGGTGGGGTGATCTCGATTATCGGCGCCCTGTGTTATGCGGAACTGGCGGCGGCCTACCCCGATGCGGGCGGGGAGTACCACTTCCTGCGGCGAGCCTACGGCAACACCATTGGCTTCCTCTTTGCCTGGTCGCGGCTGGTGGTGCTGCAGACCGGCTCAATCGCACTACTTGCCTTCGTGCTGGGTGACTACGCCGCCCAGATCGTCCCTCTCGGTCCTCACGGTCCTGCCCTGTTTGCGGCCGCTGCGGTCACCCTGCTGACCGCTATCAACCTGTTGGGACTGCGCTCCAGCAAGTGGATGCAGAACCTGCTGACCCTCTTCACGCTGGGAGGGCTTGTCATGGTCATCATCGTTGGACTTGCGCTTCCGGGGGCCGTCACCGCACCGCCTTCGACTGGCGGCGGTGAAGCCACCTTCGGTCTGGCCATGGTGTTTGTACTGCTCACCTACGGTGGCTGGAACGAGGCTGCCTACATCTCCGCGGAGCTGCAGGATGTCCAGCGGCGCATGTGGAAGGTCCTGGTGGTGGGGATCGGTACCATCACGCTGATCTATCTGTTGGTCAATTGGGCATACCTCAATGTGCTCGGCCTCGAAGCGATGGCCGAATCCGAGGCGGTCACGGCGGATCTGATGCGGCGGGTGTTGGGGGAGTCGGGTGCGCAGATGATCAGCCTGTTGATCGTGGCGGCCGTGTTCGCATCCATCAATGTGACCATCCTCACCGGGGCGCGGACGAACTATGCCCTTGCCAGGGATTTTCGGCAATTTCATCTGCTTGGCAACTGGTCGGCCAGGGTGAATGCGCCGACCCGCGCACTGATGGTGCAGGGAGTCATTGCCCTGCTTTTGGTGGCAGTGGGGTCGGCCAGCCGTTCCGGATTCGAGGCGATGGTGAGCTATATCTCGCCGGTGTTCTGGCTCTTTTTCCTGCTTACCACCCTCTCCTTGCTCGTGCTGCGCCAGCGCGATCCGCTCCGGCCTCGCCCGTTTCGCGTGCCGGTCTATCCTTACACGCCAGTGCTTTTTGCAGCGGCCTGCGCCTACATGTTCTGGTCCAGCCTGCTCCACTCCGGCTGGGGTGCGCTGCTTGGCATGCTGGTGCTTGCGGCGGGCATCCCTTTCCGCTTGCCGCAATTCCGCCAGCAATGA
- a CDS encoding FAD-dependent oxidoreductase translates to MSQKPTRIVVVGGVAAGMSAAARARRLDERAQIIVFEKDRYVSFANCGLPYHISGDIRDREDLLVVTPDDLSRRLNLEVYTEHEVIRIDRVAKTVKVRDQRNDSVLKEHYDKLILATGATPLRPSMPGVDHPYIFTLRNIPDMDAIKAVVDAGVFSAIVVGGGYIGVEMAEALRRRGLRVDLVEQSDQIMASLDPEMSRDLAYHMESYGVHVTLGKGVREFRGEDGRVEVRLDEDDVRFADMAILAVGVRPEVKLAREAGLEIGRCGGIRVDVHMRTSDPSIYAAGDAVEVRDAITGEWTLMPLAGPANRQGRIAADHIFGRESRYRRSQGSSILKVFDMTGGGTGVSEKSLRRAGIHYRKVYVHPNGHAAYYPGTHPMHLKLLFTADSGHLLGAQAVGFDGVDKRIDVLATAIHAGMTVYDLEELELSYAPPYGSAKDPVNIAGFVAANLLRGDVTPWYAEEWPALAEQGGVLIDLRTAKEFAAWSIPGAINIPIGELRGRIDELDEYRDNGLYLYCLSGFRSYLGVRQLTQNGFKRVYNLSGGVKTFMAYHHNPLVSGRPGGPWISYAEDRAGGPGISVI, encoded by the coding sequence GTGTCGCAGAAACCTACAAGGATCGTCGTCGTCGGCGGCGTGGCCGCTGGAATGTCGGCGGCGGCCCGGGCACGTCGCCTCGACGAGCGCGCACAGATCATCGTGTTCGAGAAAGATCGTTACGTCTCGTTCGCCAACTGCGGGCTGCCGTACCACATCAGTGGCGATATCCGCGATCGCGAAGACCTGCTGGTGGTCACCCCGGATGACCTCTCTCGTCGCCTGAATCTCGAGGTCTACACCGAGCACGAGGTCATCCGCATCGACCGGGTGGCCAAGACCGTGAAGGTGAGAGATCAGCGCAACGACAGCGTGCTCAAGGAGCACTACGATAAACTGATCCTCGCCACCGGAGCGACGCCTCTGCGCCCCTCGATGCCCGGAGTTGATCACCCCTACATTTTCACCCTGCGAAATATCCCGGACATGGACGCCATCAAAGCGGTCGTGGATGCCGGGGTCTTCAGTGCCATCGTGGTGGGGGGTGGCTATATCGGTGTGGAGATGGCAGAGGCACTGCGGCGCCGCGGACTGCGGGTGGACCTGGTCGAGCAGTCGGATCAAATCATGGCCTCCCTGGACCCGGAGATGTCGCGTGACCTCGCTTATCACATGGAGAGTTACGGCGTGCATGTCACCCTCGGCAAGGGGGTACGTGAGTTTCGTGGTGAAGACGGGCGGGTCGAGGTGCGGCTGGATGAAGATGACGTGCGTTTTGCCGATATGGCGATCCTGGCGGTCGGGGTGCGGCCGGAGGTGAAGCTGGCCCGGGAGGCTGGCCTGGAGATCGGCCGGTGCGGGGGTATCCGTGTCGATGTGCACATGCGCACCTCCGATCCCTCCATTTATGCCGCCGGTGATGCGGTCGAGGTGCGTGATGCGATCACCGGCGAATGGACTCTGATGCCGCTCGCGGGTCCGGCCAACCGCCAGGGCCGCATCGCGGCGGACCACATCTTTGGCCGCGAAAGCCGCTACAGGAGGAGTCAGGGGAGTTCCATCCTCAAGGTGTTCGACATGACCGGCGGCGGCACCGGTGTGTCGGAAAAGAGTCTGCGCCGGGCGGGTATCCATTACCGAAAGGTCTATGTGCACCCCAATGGCCACGCCGCCTACTACCCGGGAACACACCCGATGCACCTAAAGCTGCTTTTTACGGCAGACAGCGGTCATCTGCTCGGCGCCCAGGCGGTCGGCTTTGACGGTGTGGACAAACGCATCGATGTGCTGGCCACTGCGATCCATGCTGGTATGACCGTCTACGACCTGGAAGAGCTCGAACTCTCCTACGCCCCGCCCTACGGTTCGGCCAAGGACCCGGTGAATATCGCCGGTTTCGTGGCCGCCAACCTTTTACGGGGGGATGTGACACCCTGGTACGCGGAGGAGTGGCCGGCGCTTGCGGAACAGGGTGGTGTGCTAATCGACTTGCGCACAGCGAAGGAATTCGCCGCCTGGAGCATTCCGGGGGCGATCAATATTCCTATCGGCGAGCTCCGTGGCCGCATCGATGAACTCGACGAATATCGGGACAATGGCCTTTATCTCTACTGTCTGTCCGGTTTTCGCAGTTATCTCGGTGTACGACAGCTCACCCAGAACGGTTTCAAACGGGTCTACAACCTGAGCGGTGGTGTGAAGACTTTCATGGCCTATCATCATAATCCGCTGGTCTCCGGTCGCCCCGGCGGGCCCTGGATTTCCTACGCCGAAGACCGTGCCGGTGGGCCGGGCATATCGGTTATTTGA
- a CDS encoding endonuclease/exonuclease/phosphatase family protein produces the protein MAGVLHSLGLALVVAVVLPWIRQGDWWIRIFDFPRLQLAALGLTTLLGYRFVAPSVASYGVQFLLILAVFYQFHRIRPFTRFGPLQVQWADPGDPAATRLRVIIANVLMPNRQAETLLSLVARHEPDLFLAVETDEWWQSQLDTIQGSYPYAVRYPLPNTYGMLLYSRYPLTRPEVRFLIEDDVPSINTVVELPGGPGIHFHALHPRPPRPTKRQDSTNRDAELVTIGQQVARQQGPVVVAGDLNDVAWSYTTDLFQRISGLLDPRRGRGMYNSFHAGIPFLRFPLDHLFHSKHFRLVRLERLDKFGSDHFPILVELAFRQDAARSQTSPDVDSDDHDLARELRKRAR, from the coding sequence GTGGCAGGGGTACTCCATAGTTTGGGCCTGGCGCTGGTTGTCGCGGTGGTTTTGCCCTGGATCCGCCAGGGTGATTGGTGGATTCGCATCTTTGATTTCCCCCGTCTGCAGCTTGCAGCACTTGGGCTGACCACATTGCTCGGCTACCGTTTTGTCGCCCCTTCGGTCGCGAGTTACGGCGTGCAATTCCTTCTGATTCTCGCCGTGTTCTATCAATTCCACCGCATTCGTCCCTTCACCCGTTTTGGTCCCTTGCAGGTGCAGTGGGCAGACCCCGGCGATCCGGCGGCCACAAGACTGCGTGTGATTATCGCCAACGTGCTGATGCCGAACCGGCAGGCGGAAACCCTGTTATCGCTGGTCGCGAGGCATGAGCCCGATCTCTTTTTGGCCGTGGAGACGGATGAATGGTGGCAATCGCAATTGGATACCATTCAGGGCAGCTATCCATACGCCGTCCGCTACCCACTACCGAATACATACGGGATGCTGCTCTATTCACGTTATCCCCTGACTCGGCCTGAGGTGAGATTTCTCATCGAAGATGACGTGCCCTCCATCAACACGGTAGTGGAATTGCCCGGCGGGCCCGGCATTCACTTTCATGCGCTCCACCCGAGGCCGCCCAGACCGACCAAGCGTCAGGACTCAACCAACCGCGATGCCGAACTGGTAACGATCGGGCAGCAGGTCGCGAGACAGCAGGGCCCGGTCGTCGTGGCTGGCGACTTGAATGACGTGGCATGGTCATACACTACCGATCTCTTTCAGCGCATTAGCGGCCTGCTTGATCCGAGGCGGGGCCGCGGTATGTACAACAGCTTTCACGCAGGTATCCCTTTTCTGCGTTTTCCTCTGGACCATCTCTTTCATTCGAAGCATTTTCGGCTCGTTCGACTGGAACGGCTGGACAAGTTCGGGTCTGATCATTTTCCGATACTGGTCGAGTTGGCCTTTCGGCAGGATGCCGCACGAAGCCAGACTTCGCCGGATGTCGACAGCGATGACCACGACCTTGCACGTGAGTTACGGAAGCGGGCCCGGTAG